The Lolium perenne isolate Kyuss_39 chromosome 6, Kyuss_2.0, whole genome shotgun sequence genome segment AATGCAAAGAAACCTCACCTACTGGAACCAGGTGTAGTTCTATTTGGATCCAGGATAATCAAATTTCAGACAATACATCGACACCTGTTGCCAAATAATCAATGTTTCAAAAAGCTAGCCTTCAACAACCTATAGAGATCATCTTTCTCCATCTCTTGTTGAACATAAAGTACGAGGTAAACCATGCAGTAAATATGACATGATTATATGAGAGATCTACCACAGTATGGCAATTGAGTAATAATTATCTGAGAATATTTGAATAAGTGCGATGCACATGGAGAATTTGAGTTGTTTTGGCAACTATATAGCCATACACTACAACAATATGTGAACCTATGCATCAACTAAATATACTACATTACTTCATGTCAACTCCAAATTAGAACGGTAGATAAGAAGAAGTATGTAAGAGGATACAAATCATTCCTGGATACAACAAGAGAGTTCAACTTCATCAAGTCGATAACGTGATGGATCTCTTGATAcaactgaaattttcttttcctgcTCATCCACCTTCAACATAAACAATAACCAGTCAGTCTCAAATAAGTATAGGGCTCCACTGAAACTTCAGACTCGATATGTCATAAGATTATGATTCAATAGAAGTAAAAGAAATTTTAACAAAAGGGATGAATATACGCATCATTTTTCCTGTGTTTCTATTTTCATACCTTGAACATCTTCTCCGGTGATTGATGCAACTTGCTCCCATAAGTGGAACGTAGTCTGCAGCTGACAAATCTGCAAAAGAAAGGTCCTTATCCTCAGACCAAAAACAAGAATGCCCAAGATACATGTAGATTGTAGATTAGCTTTCTCTTCAGGAATAACATAATTAACCAGATAGATAAATACATGAATATTCTGAAACTATAAGAGACTTAGTAGCTTCCACACATAACAACTCTCCTTCTAAACTATCTAGTCGAAGAGGCCTTAGATTACCAGATAAAGCAGCGGACCAGTTAGGTGTATATTGTATCTGGTATTAAGAAAGCACAGCTAAAATCCACATGTATATACTTACGCATATATCCCCATTCTACAGTACCCCTAGACAATCTAGCAACAAATCATTTCAAAACCTTCCTCGTAATTCTTCTTCTCTCAAGTCATCAAAATGATCGCAGAGATAAACGAGACTGTCGAGCATACAACAAGAGAACCTCCCTTACACACCCCATTCCACAAGCCCATCAGACAGTGGATAATTTGATTGTTTAAATTGGATCGACATTATTTGTACCAGCATATAGTCTGCCTACAAATTTCTGATCCTATTCCAGCCATCATAAATCTTTCCATATGTCCATTGGGTGGTTCCCTCATGCCTCACTCAGCCATACATTACCAAAGAATCTGACGGACTACAAAACTACAGAAGTTACAGAACCAGTATTTACATGTCAGTAACTCAGTATGCAAGTAGCAGCTACAAATAAATGGGCATTGGCAACAGATGGGCATGACAAGCAAACATGAACAAACACATGCTCCAATTATTATGTTGTCATTGGTGAACATACACATGAACATAAGACAAATTTTCAGTAACTGACGAGAGAGAGGAGGGTTACCAAGCGGAGGATCTCCTCCCAGTCGATGTAGAACAGGTCCTGCGGGAGCCCATGCCGAGGAATCCGTGGGAGGGCCCTGCGCTGCGGAACGCTGGGTGCTGGAAGTCGATTCCTGGCCACGAACCCTAGTGATAATATTTGGGCGAGGGATGTCATGAACTTGGCATGTTTTGGGGAGAGGGGAATTGGATTGCGTGGTGACGGTGGAATTTGAACTCCGCCCTGGCCATCGCTAGTCTTGCCGTCGTAGTCCGCTCCCGCGCTGACACTACCCCTCCTGAGCACGTCCCTGACGAACTCGACAGCGTGCGCCCTCTCGCTGCGGTCCCAGTAGAGCACGGTGGCCTTCACGACGCGGCTGAACCCAGGGTGCAGGCCGACGCAGTCCACCTCCCCGAGCAGCGCGGAGACGTCGAAGACGTCGCCGCCGGCCCCCACGAGGCGCTCGATCCAGCCGCAGGCGATGGCGCGGTCATGAGCTCCATGGTCTCGCCATCGATGCAGTCGGCGCGACGCAGCCAGTCGAAGACCTCGAGGAGCACGCAGTAGGGGCGTCACGGCCCTACTGCGTGAAGTAGACGAGCACGAGCTGGAGCTCCCGCGGGGAGAGGTCGGCGAGCGGGGCCTTGTCGTCGGCCGCGCGGCGGGCTTGCGCTCGAGGTTCTCGATGGCGGCGGACAGGAGCCCGCCCGTACCGAGGCCGAGCTCGGCGGCGTCAGCGGGGATGACGTGGTCGAGGCGCACCGAGCGCGGGGGCAGAGGGAGACGGCGGCCGGGCGTGGGCATGGGACCGAGACGTGCGGCAAGGCGGCGGTAGGATGAGGAATTTTGCGGCGGTAGGGTTTCGGGTGCGGTTGGGGTTTCAGCCCAGGTGAGCCCGTGCGGAAAATAAATGCTCCACGAAGGGTACGATGAAAATTTAGACGTATTGAAAGgtgggcagaataaggaacaagttcctcctttttaagtagtgtagattttGTCTGTGTTTTGTATTGGTTGGCCCGTTATCCTGGTTTTCGTGGGCTTATTTATTTTGGGTTGTCTATTGGGCTGCTATCTTGTCTTGGTTGGCATGTTATACCCGATTCGTTTTCCCTTTTGGATTGAGAGCTGGAAGTTCCTAGCATGCTAGGTACACaaggtgtagggattcgttgcatagaaaataaaaaaaatttcctaccgcgaacacgcaattcaagccaagatgcaatctagaagacggtagcaacgaggggatgatcgagactcacccttgaagagttccaaagcctacaagatgaggctcttgttgctgcggtagacggtcacttgccgcttgcaaaagcgcgtagaagatcttgatcacggtgccacaatcgggcagcaccttcgtactcggtcacacgttcggtgttgatgaagtcggcgtccacctccccgttccagcgggcagcggaagtagtagtctcctcttgaatccggcagcacgacggcgtggtggcggtggtgctggagaactccggtggagcttcgctaagcgtgcgggagcgttggaggagaaagggggcggctagggtttgggagggggtggccggccactaagggggtgcggccaggctgtggtcttggggtggccggccccctccccttggcccctcattatataggtggaagccccaagtgttggactacaagtcttcgaataagacccgaacccaaaaccttccatgtgatagggaaacctacccaaggtgggaatcccacttggggtgggattccccccttccatgtggggggttggccggccaccttggtggagcccaaggtggactcccccctcctagggttggccggccatgggaggtggagtccctccgggactccgccttccttagtgatttcttccggacttttctagaaccttctagaactttccgtagaaccttccggatcattttaaatcttataaaatgacttcctatatatgaatcttattctccggaccattccggaactcctcgtgatgtccggaatcccatccgggacttcgaacaaatcttcgaactccattccatattcaagttctaccattttaacatcaaaccttaagtgtgtcaccctacggttcgtgaactatgtggacatggttgagtactctctccgaccaataaccaatagcgggatctggagatccataatggctcccacatattcaacgatgacttttagtgatcgaatgaaccattcacatacgataccaattccctttgtcacgcgatattttacttgtccgaggtttgatcatcggtatcattctataccttgttcaacctcgtctcctgacaagtactctttactcgtactgtggtatgtggtctcttatgaactttattcatatgcttgcaagacattagacgatatttcaccgagagggcccagagtatatctatccgtcatcgggatggacaaatcccactgttgatccatatgcctcaactcatactttccggatacttaatcccacctttataaccacccatttacgtagtggcgtttgatgtaattaaagtacctttccggtataagtgatttatatgatctcatggtcataaggactaggtaactatgtatcgaaagcttatagcaaataacttaatgacgtgatcttatgctacgcttaattgggtgtgtccattacatcattcatacaatgatataaccttgttattaataacatccaatgtttatgattatgaaactaatcatccattaatcaacaagctagttaagaggcatactagggacactttgttgtttacatatcacacatgtattaatgtttcggttaatacaattatagcatggtatataaacatttatcataaacataaaaatatataataaccacttttattattgcctcttgggcatatctccttcagtctcccacttgcactagagtcaataatctagattacattgtaatgtacctaacacccatggcattctggtgttggtcatgctttgccctagggagagctttagtcaacggatctgctacattcagatcagtgtgtactttgcaaatctttacttctccatcttcgatgtactcgcgaatcgagtggtaacgcagcttgatatgcttcagcctcttgtgtgaccttggttcttgtgcattggcgatggcacccatgttgtcacagtatatgactagtgggtccaatgcactaggaaccacaccgagctctacaatgaacctcttcatccataccgcttctgatgaagcctctgaagccgctatgtactctgattctgttgaagacttcgccaccgtgcactgcttcgagcttgcccagccatcgcagcaccattcaatataaacacgtaccagcaccgtgacttagagtcatcaggatcagtgttccaacttgcatcggtgtaaccgcttacaacgagctcttggtcacctccataacaaagaaacatatccttagttcttttcaagtacttcaggatattcttgaccgctgtctagtgttctattcctggatcactttgatatctgctagtcaaactaacagcatgtgctatatccggtctagtacatagcatggcatacatgatagatcctactgccgaggcataggggatattactcatcctttctctttcttctgccgtagccggtccttgagtcttactcaagaccttgcctggtaacataggtaagaaacctttcttactttcgtccattctaaacttctttagaatcttgtccaggtatgtactctgtgatagccctattaggcgtcttgatctatctctataaatcttgatgtctaatatatacgatgcttcaccaaggtctttcattgaaaaactattattcaaataaccttttacactgcttaatagttctatatcattcccaatcaataatatgtcatctacatataatatcaggaatgctacagagctcccactcactttcttgtaaatacaggcctctccatgacactgtataaacccgaagtctttgatcaccttatcaaagcgtcggttccaacttcttgatgcttgcttcagtccatagattgaacgctgaagtttgcatactttgtcagcatttttaggatcgacaaaacctttgggttgtaccatatacaactcttcctcaatgtctccattaaggaacgccgttttgacatccatctgccaaatctcataatcgaaaaatgcagctattgctaacaaaatcctcacagattttagcttcgctacaggtgagaaagtctcatcgtagtcaactccttgaatttttcggaaaccctttgcgacaagtcgagctttatagacagtaatattaccatcagcatctgtttttctcttgaagatccatttattctcgacagccttgcggctatcaggtaagtctaccaaagtccatactttgttatcatacatggatcccatttcggatttcatggcttcttgccatttgttggaatctgggctcatcatcgcttcttcatacgtcgcagggtcctcatcattgttgtccacaatcatgacatttagacaaggatcataccaatcaggagtggcacgttcccttgtcgatctgcgaggttcagtagtttcctcgttcgaagtttcatgatcattatcattagcttcctctgttgccggtgtaggcggtacaggaacagcttccggtactgcgctactctgatcaacgagtaaagattcatcaatctcatcgagttctacttttcttccagtcacttctttagtgagaaattctttctcaagaaaggttccgttcttagcaacaaagattttgccttcggatttgtgatagaaagtgtaccctatagtttccttaggatatcctatgaagacgcatttctccgctttgggttgtagcttgtctggttgtaacttctttacataggcttcgcaaccccaaactttaaggaacgacagcttaggtttcttattaaaccataattcatacggtgtcgtttctacggatttcgatggtgctctatttaaagtgaatgcgcctgtctctaatgcataacttcaaaatgataacggcaaatcagtaagagacatcatagaacgaaccatatctaagagagttcgattacgacgttcggatacaccgtttcgttgtggtgttcccggcggtgtcaattgtgaaagtattccgcatttctttaaatgcatgccaaactcataactcagatattcacctccacgatcagatcgtagaaatttaatcttcttgttacgttgattttctacttcactttggaattccttaaacttctcgaaagtttcggatttatgtttcatgaaatagatatacccatatctactcagatcatctgtgaaggttagaacataacgataaccaccgcgtgatgctacgctcattggtccgcacacatcagtatgtatgatttccaataagtcagtagctcactccatcataccagaaaatggagtcttagtcatttttcccattagacatgcttcgcatctatcaagtgactcaaagtcaagtgattcaagtaatccatcggtatggagtttcttcatgcgtttcactccaatatgaccaagacgacagtgccacatataagtagaattatcattcaatttaattcgcttagcatcaatgttatgtatatgcgtatcactactatcgagatctaacagaaataagccattcttttcaggtgctcgaccataaaagatattattcataaaaatagaacaaccattattctcagacttgaatgaattaccgtcttgcattaaacaagatctagatataatgttcatgctcaacgcgggtacaaaataacaattatttaggcttaatcccgaaggtagatgtagaggaagtgtgccgacagcgatcacatcgactttggatccgtttccaacgcgcatcgtcacttcatctttcagtagtcttcgtttattctttagttcctgtttcgagttacaaatatgagcaaccgaaccagtatcaaatacccaggtactagaacgagaaccagtgagataaacatctataacatgtatatcagataaaccttctttcttcttcttgacaaggccgctcttcagatcagccagatacttggagcaattacgcttccagtgtcccttctccttgcagtaatagcactcagcatcaggcttagggccgttcttaggtttcataggaggcgtggcagctttcttgccacccttcttgaattttcccttagacttgccctgtttcttgaaactggtggtcttgttgaccatcaacacttggttctctttcttgatctcaatctcagcagcttttagcatgccaaagagttcaggtaactcattgttcatgttctgcatattgtagttcatcacaaagttcttgtaacttggtggcagtgattgaaggacacgattaatccccggtctattaggaatcactattcccaagtcactgagtttcttcgcatgcccggtcataacgagcatgtgctcactaacggagctgccttcttccatcatacagctgaagaagtgtttcgatgcttcatagcattccacggccgcatgagtctcaaatatagctttcagctcattgaccaactcatgaggatcgtggtgctcaaaacgtttttgaagatcggcttccagactgcacaggagggcacactgaacttgagagtaccgagtttttcgagccgcataaacattctttacttcatcggtttcagtttctgcaggagggtcacctagcggtgcatcaaacacaaattgcagatttccgccagcgaggaagatcctcacatgacggaaccagtcggtgaagttgctatcgttgctcttaagcttttctttctctaggaactggttaaaattgattggggacgccatctctacaacatatatttgcaaaagtttagactaagtttatgacaaattgagttcaaattttaattcaacataattaaaaatctaggtgaactcccactcaaaacaatatccctcgcattgtcttagtgatcacacgaa includes the following:
- the LOC127307985 gene encoding uncharacterized protein, with amino-acid sequence MPTPGRRLPLPPRSVRLDHVIPADAAELGLGTGGLLSAAIENLERKPAARPTTRPRSPTSPRGSSSSCSSTSRSRAVTPLLRAPRGLRLAASRRLHRWRDHGAHDRAIACGWIERLVGAGGDVFDVSALLGEVDCVGLHPGFSRVVKATVLYWDRSERAHAVEFVRDVLRRGSVSAGADYDGKTSDGQGGVQIPPSPRNPIPLSPKHAKFMTSLAQILSLGFVARNRLPAPSVPQRRALPRIPRHGLPQDLFYIDWEEILRLICQLQTTFHLWEQVASITGEDVQGG